The region GAAGGCGACGTACTGCTGTTTAGGTTTAACGTTTAGCGTTAGTCAGCAACCTTGAGAAGGAAGTAGCCTAAGCCGATGCCTACGAGAATGAGGCTGAAGCAAAGGAATGCTGTGTTGAAAATTTCGCCACCCATGTTTTGATCGTCCTGTTAATCGAATACTGTAATCTCTCTACCTATTTAACCGTTTAGCGGTCAACCGTGTCTATCGTCTGGATTCGTTCTTACGGATCGAGCTGGGCATCTAACTGAACGTCAAACTCGGTTTCAAAACACTGCTTTTTGTAGGTGAGACTCCACAGCTCTAGGGCACAGTCTTCGTCGGGACGACTGGGCTGAACGTGGAGATTGAGGGTTTTCTGCTCTGGATCGTAATCACACCGGAAAGTCGCCACTGCCCCACTCTGGCGACGATCAAGACCTACGGCTAACTTAAGAATGGCGCTGAGCTGGTTAACAATCTGGCGCTGAGTTTCGTTCGCTAGGTTCTGATAGTTCTGGTGGCGCTTTTTCGGTGGGCCTTTGCGGTGATAGCGTGCCAAGTTAGCGACGATTTCAACTTCAGGGTCCGTATAGCCCAGCAGCCCGCCGTGGCGAATCAGATAATAAGAATGCTTATGATGGGCAGAGTGACTGACAAAGTGACCGGCGTTATGCAAGATGGCGGCGGCCCACAGTAGCTCCCGCTCGACATCGGTCCACTGATGGAGGATGCCTTGCGTTTGCTCAAAGAGACTCACCGCAAATTGAGCAATTCGTTGGGCGGCTTCTAGGTCAACGCCATACTTCTGGGCGAGGTTAAGGGCGCTTCGCTGCCGAATAGAGCCTTGGTAGCGTAGCCGATCTTCAATCAGGCCGTGGGTGAGCATCCAGTCTACGATTACGCCTTCGCGTAGGGCACGTCCGCAGGCGGTAATCGAGTCGATCCCGAGTAGGCTCATGGCTTCTTGCAGGACGACGGCCCCAGCCACAATGATTTCAGCCCGTCGTTCTGACATGCCCGCTATTTTGCAGCGTTCGTCATAGCTGAGTTTCCGGAGGCGGTGGGTGAGCTTTTGCAGGTCTTCTAGCGATAAGATGTGTCCGTGTAGTGAGGTGGGACAGGCTCCGAGGGTTTCGCAAGCGTGGATTTTAATTAGACTTTCGATGGTGCCTGAGGTGCCGATTAGTTGGGGCTGCTCGTTGGGGGAAAGATGCGATCGCAACTCTTCCACGGGCCATTCCAGCTTGCCCCGCACGTAGGCCTGCAGGCACTCAAATTCATGTTTTGAAATGGGGTCTGTGGTTAAAAAGTCTTCCGTGAGCCTCACTGCGCCCACCTTAGTGCTGCTGAGGTAGCGAGGCTCGCGCCCGTCGCCCAAAATAATTTCGGTGGAGCCACCCCCAATATCAACAATGACGTGGGGCTTGTGGTCAAACTCAACCCCTGACAGTACGCCCAGATAGATCCGCCGCGCTTCTTCTGGGCCAGAAATAAGATTAATTTTAAGGCCCAGTTCTTTTTCTACGGCCTGGATAAACGTGCTGCCGTTGGGCGCTTCTCGCACCGCGCTGGTGGCAACTGCAATCACGTGGTTGACGTCTAGACCTCGTGCAATTTCTTGGCAGCGACGCAGGGCTGAAATCGCTCTCACCGTGGCCTCAGGGGTTAAATTACCCGTGTCGGGGCAGCGCTCCCCTAGCCGTACCGTGCTTTTTTCGGCATCGACAATATCGAAGGCGGGCAGGTCGGGATTAATCTTGACCACCACCATATGAATCGAGTTAGTGCCAATATCAATGGCCGCCAATGTCTTGACCTCTCGCGGCTGCAAGGCACTGGGCCACTGTTGCAGCGATGAGGGATCCTGGCTATTGATCTGCGTCACCATCGACTTTTTCCCCAACGGAATGGAACCCAAGCGGGCCTTAGAAATATCACCTTATTCCCACTCTCTACCATGCCTTTGTTGGGGGCGGGCGGCAAGCTTTTAGGTCAATTTCTGGCAGCGTTACCGTTTTGGAAACAGAGCCACTGATGCTAGAACCGGCAGGACAATAGAAGATGGGGAGAGGGTAAAGTATCGCACTGCGAATTTTGCGTTTTCCTACGAACGCCCACCCACGTAGCAGGAAATCAGAGTATGCAGTATCTCTACCGCTCCTCGGCCTATCGAAGGTTTCGGCCAGCAAAGCTGTTGGGTCTCATGGTCCTGTTCAGTGCCTTGGCCGCCTGCAGCCCTCCTGGCGATGTGGCGGGGTCTTCTGCAAGCCGGCAGACTTCTGATCGCGCGCAACCGACGGCTGGTATCTCTCAAGAGGCGGCGGCTCCAGCAGAGGCAAAAGCTCTAGAGTCGGACGTGCTGTCTCAAGGGGAGACGTACAGCACGATTCAAGAGAACGCCTTCATGAAGGCTAGTTCCAGCCCCCTGTCAACTTTCGGTATTGATGTTGATACTGCCTCCTACAGCAATATTCGCCGCTTCCTCAATCAGGGCCAGATGCCGCCTAAAGATGCGGTGCGAATCGAGGAGATGATCAACTATTTCACCTACGACTATCCGCAACCCAAGGGTAATCAGCCTTTTTCCACTACTACTGAGGTTGCCGCTGCCCCCTGGAATCCTAAGCACCGCTTGGTCCATATTGGCCTGCAGGGACAGCGCCTTTCCACTGAGAATCTGCCGCCCAGTAATTTGGTCTTTTTGCTGGATGTGTCTGGCTCGATGAATGATCCCGATAAGCTGCCGCTGCTGAAGTCGTCGTTGCAGTTGATGGTGAATGAATTAAACGCCAATGATCGGGTGGCAATCGTGGTTTATGCAGGCAGTGCGGGTTTAGTTTTGCCTTCTACACCTGGAAGCCAAAAGGACACAATTCTAGCGGCGCTGGACAAATTAGAAGCTGGCGGATCCACTGCCGGAGGAGAAGGGTTGAATCTGGCCTATCAAGTGGCTCAGGAACAGTTTATTGAGTCGGGAAATAATCGCATTGTGATGGCGACCGATGGTGACTTCAATGTCGGGCCTGCTAGCGATGCGGAGCTAGTGAAGCTGATTGAGGAAAAACGTGAGCAGGGGGTCTTTTTGACGGTTCTAGGGTTTGGACAGGGGAATTTGCAGGACGCCAAGATGGAGCAGATCGCGGATAGGGGCAATGGTCAGTTTGCCTATATTGATAGCCTGTTAGAGGCGAAGAAAGCTCTGGTGAAAGAGTTGGGCGGGACGCTGGTTGCGATCGCAAAGGACGTAAAGCTCCAGGTCGCCTTCAATCCCGAGCAAGTGCAAGCCTATCGTCTGATTGGCTACGAAAACCGGTTACTGGCAACTCAAGACTTTGAAGACGACCGCAAAGATGCCGGAGAGCTAGGGGCGGGGCATTCCGTCACCGCTCTTTATGAAATCATTCCAGCGGGGGTTAAAAGTGAAACTCCCATCTCGGCGAACGGGGAAGAATCAGAGCCATTACCAACCTTCAAGCCGAATGAACTCTTGCAGGTGAATCTTCGCTATAAACAGCCGCAAGGCTCTAAGTCTCAGTTATTAGCAACCTCCGTAACGGATCAGGGATTAACGTTCCAGAAAGCCTCCA is a window of Acaryochloris thomasi RCC1774 DNA encoding:
- the petM gene encoding cytochrome b6-f complex subunit PetM: MGGEIFNTAFLCFSLILVGIGLGYFLLKVAD
- a CDS encoding Ppx/GppA phosphatase family protein, with the translated sequence MVTQINSQDPSSLQQWPSALQPREVKTLAAIDIGTNSIHMVVVKINPDLPAFDIVDAEKSTVRLGERCPDTGNLTPEATVRAISALRRCQEIARGLDVNHVIAVATSAVREAPNGSTFIQAVEKELGLKINLISGPEEARRIYLGVLSGVEFDHKPHVIVDIGGGSTEIILGDGREPRYLSSTKVGAVRLTEDFLTTDPISKHEFECLQAYVRGKLEWPVEELRSHLSPNEQPQLIGTSGTIESLIKIHACETLGACPTSLHGHILSLEDLQKLTHRLRKLSYDERCKIAGMSERRAEIIVAGAVVLQEAMSLLGIDSITACGRALREGVIVDWMLTHGLIEDRLRYQGSIRQRSALNLAQKYGVDLEAAQRIAQFAVSLFEQTQGILHQWTDVERELLWAAAILHNAGHFVSHSAHHKHSYYLIRHGGLLGYTDPEVEIVANLARYHRKGPPKKRHQNYQNLANETQRQIVNQLSAILKLAVGLDRRQSGAVATFRCDYDPEQKTLNLHVQPSRPDEDCALELWSLTYKKQCFETEFDVQLDAQLDP
- a CDS encoding vWA domain-containing protein; translation: MQYLYRSSAYRRFRPAKLLGLMVLFSALAACSPPGDVAGSSASRQTSDRAQPTAGISQEAAAPAEAKALESDVLSQGETYSTIQENAFMKASSSPLSTFGIDVDTASYSNIRRFLNQGQMPPKDAVRIEEMINYFTYDYPQPKGNQPFSTTTEVAAAPWNPKHRLVHIGLQGQRLSTENLPPSNLVFLLDVSGSMNDPDKLPLLKSSLQLMVNELNANDRVAIVVYAGSAGLVLPSTPGSQKDTILAALDKLEAGGSTAGGEGLNLAYQVAQEQFIESGNNRIVMATDGDFNVGPASDAELVKLIEEKREQGVFLTVLGFGQGNLQDAKMEQIADRGNGQFAYIDSLLEAKKALVKELGGTLVAIAKDVKLQVAFNPEQVQAYRLIGYENRLLATQDFEDDRKDAGELGAGHSVTALYEIIPAGVKSETPISANGEESEPLPTFKPNELLQVNLRYKQPQGSKSQLLATSVTDQGLTFQKASTDLKFSAAVAAFGMVLRDSAYKGTATLDQVQKWVAQSQGPDLDGYRAEFLRLVEKGKKLS